The stretch of DNA atctgattgtttagagcCTTCGTAGGAATTTCctgtgacttgacgactcgatatTGGTCCGCGCGCGACCCTCTATCATAAACCTAGTAGCTTATCAGGAAATACATTTGGGAAATCTTGAATAGTTTGCACTTCACAAACACCTTTCACCAAAACCTATGTGCCCATCACAAATGTGCGATAGGACTTGCCGCCCCTTTCCAGTATCTTCTCTGCTTCAATGCTGAAACCAAGTTACACTGAGCTCGCTCACCTACCACAACTACTTTGTTGCCTTCCCTACTTCGCAAAACGCCTTTATTTAACTAAAAGTTGATCTTGGCCTTGTgtttggtcaaccaatccattacAAGGATCATATCGAACCCATAAAATGAAAACTCCATCAGGTTCGCATAGAAGACTTGTCATTGTACTTCTAGTGGACACCTACAGTACACTCTATAGACTAACACACTATCCCTAAATGAACTGGTGACAGTCACGCCTTTCTCTATATTCGCTACTACTATTCCCAACTCACTAGAGTGTGTTGAATAGGAATCAAAAATAAGGGAATAGTTTGTAGAGTGAAGGTACTTGTTATAACATCGGTGGCACTTTGCTATTGTGTCTCTCTCATAAAATAGACTCGTACGAGACCTTCAGACTCTTCCTATTAGGTTGCAATAGTGTGGGCTAAGGTTCACTGCCCAATTGGCCTAGTCTCTCTACCTTTGCCTCGTCCTTAACCACGAACACCAACTCACATTTGAGTAAGGGTCACAGTTTGCACTTGTAAGCCCTTTTGTCATTCTagacaatccttgataaagtgttcCTTAGAACCACACTTAAAATAGCCTCCAGTTTTCTTGCGACACTCCCCACGATGCTTCCTCTCGCAGAGCTTGCAGTACACCCAGCTTACAGACTGGTGCAAACCCTCCTTACGATCCTAAATTTCCTTTTAACGTGACTGTTCATTTTTGAAGCTTCGTTTAAACTTCTTTCCAACACCTCACAAGTTGTGATCTATTTTTTATCCTCGCCTAGAAACTTGCTTCTCAGCTCACTGTGCCTTGATGTTTTCAATGGCTTTGGCTTTATCCACTAGCTTATCGGAGTTCGCAGTGTCGTGAGTCACCAAATACAGTTGGATGACGTGGTGTAAACCAAATAAAAACCTCTGATAGTGGTTCCTCTCCTCTACTTCGAACTTAACCACTGATAGTTCACTCTGCTTCAAACTGATGAACTCTTGTTTACGAGCTTCTAAATACTGCTTGCCCAAAAATTTCTTCTTAAAGATTGCCAAAAAGAACACCCAAGTCAGACGATCCGCGATAGTCCCTTGCCTTACAATGTTCAACTAGTGATGGGCTTCGCAAGTGAGTAGTGGCATAACACATCCTAGTTTCTCCTAATCAAGACATGTCATTTGCTCAAGGATTTTCTCCACTCACTCGAGCCAATACTCAGCCTCAGTGGGGGTCAGTTCCCCTAACTCCACTGAATTATTTACCACCCAGAGCTTGCAAATGCTCCAATTTTAAGTCACGGTTCGCAAATGTAGCATAGGCACCAGCAGCTCACTGAAACGCTCTTATCATAACCTAAACCAATTGCTTCATACCCCGTAACACTGTAACGCTAGGATTTCTGCAAGTGTACACAGtagttatcaagtaataagtaagtatggAGTTATCGtttccacagggattgtatttgtgctaagtcacttaatttgtaaaattatattaacaatttggtaaataaaaacacaatatagttgagaagtggtgattaaaatatattaaactaaatgcaatgatccctaatgcaaattatcctaagtatgcaaactatatgaatgaaatagattttagtaaaattaaacacaatttgcaacaattataacataaataaactaggacaattactttaattaaactcaatttattatcaacatgcttaataacaatcgaaaaaacattccatggcaactcgatctttcatgagtttggaaaccacattaggtcctttcggaatcctttacttagtaaatacgcattttactgatccttatttactaagggtttcttagcattcgtgtgaggtaacagggacgtgttaggtttgaaaaaatttaatcacacaaatctaaatactatgcagataacagagcttggttagagttgttatgcaacctacaattcaatcgggttaggatctaaattgagcatgcacatttcaattatgcgtccattagctgaagtctggttaggatcgctcagctaattcaggtgcatttcaatcacgtatgaacgaaatacatacttgattttaattgaaaacatgatcgattgaggcagaaacattataagcatgaatcaaataaatattatttaatcaaaataatcatcctagcttaaataaaattaagctatcattgttgtaaacaagaacaaagactCTGAttgacgaggctccttcgcttctttgcgttgctcttttgctgatggctctccaaggtggccgaccaagggttctttaagaggcttaattgctaaaatccttatgcaaagATGATGAAGGGGAAGGCAACTGaaagagttgagagaatgatgaatgagtgaaagatgatgggatgagggatgattaaaaaagtgagaaatgagctctgatttataggtgaggcaaggaagctagtttgctaaaaataggagtgcccatcctttgaaacttcctccaagagtggccggccatgaattgaggaaaggtggctgatttttccttgatttttggtcaatttgagtgccacaacaactcaggactaagactcggtcatcaGCAAATCTTCGGGAAAATCTCCGATTTCTTTAAGTCTTCAAGGACTTTgtataattaaacaaaaaaaatggtttatgacatccatgtgcagctgaaaattgggttgacttggtccctaATTTGaacggttttgcaattagaagaaaactctcagcCTTGTCCAAAAATAatagatagtttagaggaccaaatgatatgatttaaccactttaattaatcaatttacttaattaattaaaacccaatttattaatgaaatattaaaaattaattattaaatataaatttatattttattatttaatttaataatgcatggcccactttatagcttaaaaacataatatgctcaaattaatataaaataagccattttatgcatgaaaactatattataaagtataaaatcacattttaataatttttatgttctaatttcatattttcgcatatttcattaatttattaaataattatttggttttaacaacaaatttaagtaaaaaggtaatgaattatataggaaaaatcctatatatttttcagtttacacacccccaaacttaaatcattgctcgtcccgagtaatgttcatgcacaacacaaggtcttgctaaggcaaattttgctaagagtgtaagtagcatcaatctttgtctcacaatcatgcatcaataaattcatgctcatagaccttctttattaacaagtaactcatatacaaacattttgaaatttttattctaagtttcaagatatgccaacatgaatcatagctTGCATGTATGTAACAGGCATagataatatttttcattcaacacaatttctcatcaatcaagcaaaacaagGTAGTAGAGATCATAGAAAGACTTCATTTACCTGAAAAATGTAGCGACACATTTAACAATGTCAACTAACATGGAAGCAGACATTACGTTTTTAAAGATCTGTGGTAAAGCACTTGGAGATGtaacctaaaaattaaaaaggaaaatcagTTGTGGCACAAATGAAGAGACTTGGACGAGAAATAATAACATTCACATGGACATTCATCTTAAAGGACCATATAGGTGCCTTATTAAGTAAAACAGAAATAGAAAATATGAACTAACACAGACCTTCAGAAGATGAGCCTGTGGTGAACGATCACCAGATAGGGCTCTACAGGAAACCTCAAATTGATATGCTGTATTTGGAGGGCTGATGCTTTTTGCAGCTTCAGCCATGGCTCGACTAGCTGCACAAGAAGCAAGGTCTTGTACTGAAGCCTTCAGCCACAAACTCAGTGTCTGCCTCTTCCTTTGTTGCGAAGGCAGTATGCCCTTCCTGCAATAGAAATTCACGACTCCTACAATCAAGCATCAAGTTAGCAGTGCAAAATCCATCctcaaatattttaaacaaaaactcTAGCTTGCCATCGAAAATAATCTACACATCTGTGAACATTAAAAACTAATGCTAAGAAAATACGCAATTTATGCATGGAACGTGTCACAGTCAACAATTCAGTCTATGACtacaaatcaaaatacaaatCTGGAACAATTATAGCTAAATAATAGGAGATTTACAGCACTATCATATTTACATGTAAAGAATCCATGAGATTCTCCAACAGCAAAAATAGAATATCAAAAAACATTAATAGACGGATAAATAGTCAAACTAGTAGAGTTAGTATATGCATGTCATGCAAGTCTAAATGCTAGAGCTCAACTTCCACTGAGATGTATCTCCAGCAGCAAAACAACTTATAAAAACATTACCATAAAAAGAAATTGGATCGGCAAAGTGAGAGCACCTGATCAAATAAGATAACGAATTATAGAGACTGAGACCTTTGCAGTCTTCCACACAAGATAAGAAGTATTATAACAATTCCAGTTATGAAAGACACAAAATGAGATCGAAACAGATATGGAAAATCACAAATTCCACAAGCAATTTGTTAACTATGGTGCAAGGGATAGCATgatgaaagataaaaaaatatagaaaaatactacacacagaaaataaataaattgttgatCAACAAAAACttgcaaaattaaaaattaagccactttcaataattcaattaaagttCTAAAATCTCCAATGATAAACATGAGACTCTTACCTCAGACAATTTTTCTGATAACGATGTTATCTGAGAATTGTAtaactttcttttctcttcaatagCTTCAATTGAAGCCTTCTCTCTAGCACACTGTATTGCCTTTTCTTCCTCCATTTCCAATAGTGAATTAGTAAGTTGCTGCAATATCAAAGGCACGGTCCAACAAACACAATTAGACTACCAAAGACACAAAGCTTTCTTCATAACCAATGATATATTAGACTACCATTGCCAATTCTTCCTTTTCTGCAAGCAAACGCTTAATGGAGGCTTCCATTCCTTGCTGGCTAAAACTAGATTGTTCCAAACTAAGTTTCTGTGCAGTAAGAGAACGtcacatttaatatttaaagaaaaataagcaTGCCACCATTTAACCTTACAGAGGGAAAAAAATTTGAGAAACCAAGGGGATATACTGAGGAAAGCACACGAAGCCACATTAACATAAATGATAAAAGAGCACACTATATAAACAAGAGATTCATCATCATTCAGCAAAGGCAAACCTTTCCAAACAGTTTTCTTGCTAAAAGCCACATTAACATAAACCCGCAACACGCAGCCTTCTTGTTGGCCATCATTGTCGCTCTCTACATCCCAAAGCCCCTGGAATACACAACAACTTCAAGCACATATTAGAAACATTTTGACTAAGCtaaaagtgtaaaaaaaaaaaacagattatgCACAAAACAAGGAATATTTCAGAGTTGAATAAGAGTGGGAAAAATAATGCAAGTTTCATGCCCTCCTATTGACAACCCTTCCACTCGGTACCCTTTAATTTCCAATCCCTTTTTGCTTTTTTTCTCATCGTTTCCTTGGTTTCCTGGTTCTGGGTTCTTTGATTTTGGACCCCTTTTATCCATTTTATAAAATGACGctatttttaaaggaaaataattttttgtggcgtttttataacttttgaaaaacgctgcaaaaaattatttcatttggaATAAAACGATACTGTTTTGGGGAGGGGATTTTATAAAATGACGctatttttaaaggaaaataattttttatggcGTTTTTATAAccttttgaaaaacgccgcaaaaaattatttcatttggaATAAAACGACACTGCTTtgctatataattatattttgtggtgtttttttataaaaacgccgctaaaaaattatttcatttggaATAAAACAACACTATTTTGCTATGCTAAAAGGGcactattttttaaagtaaaattattttttgtggcatttttttataaaaacaccgctattgcttaccttttgcaGCGTTTATCAGAAAAACGCagcaaaaaattatttcatttggaATAAAACGACATTATTTTGCTATATAAAATGGcgctatttttttaaagtaaaattatttttttgtggcattttttataaaaacaccgctattgcttaccttttgcggcgtttttcataaaaaacgccgcaaaaaattatttcatttggaataaaacgacactgttttgctatgctaaaaatcttttattttgtttattaaaaattattagttaagtgattttataaaacatttattattattttttataagttgaatttttataaaaaaaatcaagtactctcaaaataaatatcgtatattttaataagaaaaaaatgattaaatcgctgtaattaattattaagttagaattatccaatgtaagcaattaatctctcacatatcaaatttctattaaagattgagacgttaagcatgattttatattattcatttccgatctaatctccattttattagagatatttcttcctaactaaaatataattattttgctagatgttcgatgtggaatgattttagtttttgtattttatttttatttgttataatttggtcctatatatccaaaatagatagttacctatccgtatcaatttgttacattttttattaattttttaaatctaatatttaaatatatcaaacaGTTTAGATTAAATATTGTTTAGTCATAAACACCGCTAATGTTACCTTTTCCGGCGTTTACAGaagaaacgccactaataaattaaattcttgtaatgaaacgacaccgttttgaaaaattctaatacatattagcggcgtttttgctaTAAACGCCGCCAAAGCTcgcatattttatatttttttatattcaattattgtatattgcatatcaattttaaattaataatctttacaatttattattatctcttttacaattataaaagaacttatttaatatataaattaaaaaatactaattaatctaaaccttaaaccctaacctgaCCCCGAATCTCTAAACcttaaatcactaactcttaaccccaaaccccaaaccgcTAACCACTAAACCCAATAagcttatttaatatataaattaaaaaaaactaattaatataaatcctaaaccctaaccctaactcgACCTCgaatccctaacccctaaacattatttaatatataaattaaaacacactaattaatctaaaccctaaaccttaacctAACACTAaatccataaaccctaaatccctaactcttaacctctaacacctaacccctaacccctaaaccttaaatcacaaCTCTTAAATCAGAATCcttaatccataatccctaattccataatctataaaccttaaaattgtaactcttAAACCGACCCTAAAttctaaattaaccatatatataccctaaactatatatattaaaccctaaactataatgataattaaattaaatattttaaaattaatactatcgtatcttttacaattatatttgaaattatttaatatataaattaaaaatcaatcaattatgtacccaaaaaattttaaaattattttaaataatagtattttaatttctccatttttaacaaatattttttctattttttttatttcaaattatttctacgtgtcattatttcaaatttatccatttttaacaaatattcaattaaaaataaactgaattttaattaatataaataaacaaattaaatagtaaatagacagataaaatgtttttgcggcgctttttggaaaacgccgctaaagccccgagcattagcggcgcttcttggaaaacgccgctaaagcccagcattagcggcgcttcttaaaaaatgccgctaaagccccgagcattagcggcacttttccaaaaatgccgctaaaaatagAGCATTAGCGCCACTtcttcaaaaatgccgctaaagcccagAGCATTAGCGAAGCTTCTTCAAAAACGCCAAGAAAGCCCCGAAAACTCAAAAAAGCATCGTTgtgcttaggttttttgcggcacTTTTTGGAAAACACagctaatgctcatttttagcagcgttttccaaaaaacgccgctaatactggATCTGTAGTGGCGTTTTttctaaagcgccgctaatgcttatttttagaagcgtttttttatccaaacgccactaaaaacgccgctaaaagcctgttttggtgtagtgtaaggcttatttatgatattcatatgttgaacttaatacTTCCTCTCAACTAATGTACGTGACATAATCattaaatcaataggtcttttataaagttgtaatggggctcggttaaatgtggggattttaagagatgggacatttcaGTTTCAGAATCTTAACCTTTACCTTTTTCTTCAAGTGAACTTGTGGAActtccccaaacttattttgaactcatactcatacattttctttttggagactgagcaaatttttcttcactctttctttgtctttgttgttgttgttgtgtattttttttaagcatgagcacatacatctttatgaaaatttcctcaaatgttgattcccaagacaactttagttaaaataggtgcacaaaattaggataattttaaaaagatggtactggcttataatgtaggtttatTACAATAAACaagcctttaagctcaaaattatagtttcaagggtctaatatcataaggtgggcttgaaaaAGCTCAAGCTATCCAAAGAaaaatggtgcctatatcattttagatttttatgtcccctaggatttcgcctcattAAGTCAATTCAAAAGATATAAACCTTTATGCATGTCGAATCTtaagagaaactaagttttcatggaaaacattacctaagactaagatcataaaaacattcaatttttcatgataacatacaatcactcagattaaatcatcattcatgcttgcatacaagctatcttattaaaaagaatttctcttaacattcatttattaagacatacttatgaaagaatgatttgaaacataaaaattttaaaattttgagcaatttgccttaccccctttaaaaagaagcaatgttctCATTGCGACAATAAAGtgatgaatgaaaactgaacaccaggtagggttgtaaagaaagagaggtgagtcattaacaccgcttaaataccaagtctttcctaataacccaatcctagacatgttcattcccattgtCACATCAAttaatctttttctttctaaagaagtatttattcatgcttgctatgttttattttgaaaaaattaaatcctaattactaaagaaataaattcctaaagacctaaaaataattaaataaataacaagacaagaatccccccttttatttttctgacttattccccttgtcttctttagctccatCTTCGCTTGCATCGTTAGTCTCTTCCGTCCATGTCACAAAGATAGAATCTAGGAACTCaagaacaaaagtattagagatattcttaaaggtatttcgaattgaatcatctctaattttgcatatttccagtaagtttgttgctgattgtgcatgaacttgcacatatccatcaaaattgacaactctgatttccttgaaATACTTACAAAAGTCGGCGTGGGAGTTTATATTCAAgctcaacacttagcttgactggttcttcttctggctcaaccctaGGTTCAAGATTTTCAGCTCCTTCAGCTGGTTGAGGACTATTTgattccttatcagattcttcttcttcagtgtctGTAACTGAATCAACTTCagtttctattttatttgttGACTCTTTGGTTTCTAGCTCAGTTGGCTCCTCTTGCCTACCTTGGTTCAACTTATGCACTCTTTCTACCAATCTTTCAGGATCATGACTTGTAATACACCTTTGAACATACTgccccttcagatttgcttgtgttttaacacgggcttttaagcaaagtgaagtgattaatgatgggaaataagaacttcctgccttctttttagtacaatcatgaatctccttgaggataattttcccaacattaatggatttTTCTGTCAAGATTGCATATAAAAAAAGCATTCGTTCCATCGAGTTGGTGGAACTGTGTGAGATATACATAAAACTgtagcaaacaaaataaaaccatacctttgctactagtttcaagtattctcttcgacaagaatggctctcatactttcttataatccattaggatctcagatttgtcacaacatcaggtaaattaaacaaatcattgatagacttagaagtaagaggtacctttttctttcgaacgaCGACTTCAGTAGCATCTTATGTAGTCAAAgtagcatagaattctcgaactagttcattATCGGGAAGTGAATGAGCATCACAGAATCATTCCCAtttgagagcattgattatctttctaattgGCACAGGAACAACTATCACATCATTGCTCTTCAGATTAAAACCTTTTTTcgacatcataggttgatgcttgaaaattgaatcaaatcactCTTCACttctttatcaaccacaatcaggttttcaggagtagtctttgacGATCTAGTTCTTTTACGAGACATGGTACTTTCCTGAAAATTCAGTAGAGTTTCTGcacaaaagagaaaaaagaaataggCAAAGTTGGTATAACTTGCTACGGCAAAAATCTTGCGACA from Gossypium hirsutum isolate 1008001.06 chromosome D04, Gossypium_hirsutum_v2.1, whole genome shotgun sequence encodes:
- the LOC107899212 gene encoding kinesin-like protein KIN-7O isoform X1, whose amino-acid sequence is MMANKKAACCGFMLMWLLARKLFGKKLSLEQSSFSQQGMEASIKRLLAEKEELAMQLTNSLLEMEEEKAIQCAREKASIEAIEEKRKLYNSQITSLSEKLSEEGHTAFATKEEADTEFVAEGFSTRPCFLCS
- the LOC107899212 gene encoding kinesin-like protein KIN-7O isoform X2 → MMANKKAACCGFMLMWLLARKLFGKKLSLEQSSFSQQGMEASIKRLLAEKEELAMQLTNSLLEMEEEKAIQCAREKASIEAIEEKRKLYNSQITSLSEKLSEES